The following proteins are encoded in a genomic region of Corylus avellana chromosome ca4, CavTom2PMs-1.0:
- the LOC132178360 gene encoding CLAVATA3/ESR (CLE)-related protein 44-like yields the protein MAAAAAASKALCESSTKSLVLLLFLVLLLLVTLFDLRPTDLSNTPKSDHHSSSARRLLLHPPSTQQSAMELHPKQSNNSGNRRYEAAAHEVPSGPNPISNK from the coding sequence AtggcagcagcagcagcagctagCAAGGCACTCTGTGAAAGCTCAACAAAATCACTAGTTCTATTGCTATTTCTAGTGCTTCTCTTGCTTGTTACTCTCTTTGATCTTCGTCCCACAGACCTTTCAAACACACCCAAATCTGATCACCACTCCTCCTCGGCCAGACGGCTCCTTCTGCATCCTCCTTCAACTCAACAATCGGCCATGGAATTGCATCCAAAGCAGAGTAATAATTCTGGGAACCGACGATATGAGGCTGCTGCCCATGAGGTTCCTAGCGGTCCCAATCCCATATCCAACAAGTAA